From the Cyanobium sp. M30B3 genome, the window ACCCTGCAGGCCGACTGTTCGGCCAGACGGATTACGCCCGGCTTGATGGTGCCCGCCGGCCCCTTCGGACCGTCGGGGGTGATGCACGCCGAGGCCGGCGATGCCAGCCATGTCAGCAGTTGGCGATAGGCCCTGGCACCACCGCGGCTCGACGACCCGCTCACCAGCGTGATGCCGCGCAGGCGGGCCGCCACTCCCACGATCTGGGCATCGCGATGCAGGCTCAGCAGTGCGGCCACGGGCCGTCGCTCATAGCGCCGCAACAGGGGCACAAAGAACACATGCCGGTGCCAGAGGGCGTAGATCACGGCCACGCGCTGTTCGCGCACCAGGCGATCAACCTCCGGGTGAACCTGAACCCGGATCCTGGAGGTGCGCAGCACCAGCTCACCATAAAGGTTGAGCACAACCCCGGCCAGACTGGCCAGCAGCGGGTTGTTGAACAGCTTGCGCTTCCTACCCAAGACCTCAACCAACAGCAGGGGTGATCAAATCACAACCCCCGACGGGATGGCCGGGCTCAGGCGGAACCCACGCCGGTGTAGGCGCCGTAGAAGAACAGGCCCACCACGAAGATCACGGCCATGCCACCGGCGGTGGCCACCAGCCAGAGGGGAAGTACGCCCTCGGTCCAGCGGGAACGCCAGGCCACGGCGGGGCGACCATCGGGCAGCCGGTCGGGAATGCGACCGTCAGGCAGGGAGGATTTCTTGCCGCTCATCGGGTACTCCGGATCAGTTGAAGAAGTAGCTGGTGAACAGCACGCCGGTGACGAACACCAGCAGCAGGCCCAGGTAGAGGCTGGTGCGGTTCAGCTCGACCGGCAGGTTGTTGGGATTCGGATTGCGTTGCAGACCCATGGCACTCAGCGACGAATGAACTGCATGGCGGCCAGGGCTCCCAGGAAGAACACCGTGGGGATGCCGAGGGCGTGGACCGAGAGCCAGCGCACCGTGAAGATCGGGTAGTTGCGCGGCGTGGTGGAGACGGGGGACTGGGTCATGGCTTATTGCAGGCGCAGATCGAGTTGACTCTTGCCCTCGTAGCGCTGGCTCACAACCGGAGCCTTGGCTTCGTTGGCCTGGAAGTAGGCGTCGGGGCGAGGCGTGCCGAAGGCGTCGTAGGCCAGGCCGGTGGACACGAACAGGAACCCAGCCAGGAAGATCGCAGGCAGGGTGACCGCATGGATCACCCAGTAGCGAATGCTGGTGATGATTTCGAAGAACGGGCGTTCCCCGGTTGAGCCGGCAGCCATAGCGACAAGCGTTCAGCCCAGAGATCCTAGGGGTCGACTCGGGCGGGCCGGGAGCAGGCTGCGGGCTTGGTTACAGAAGTTGGTGGGGGTGGCCCTTGGGGACCCCAGGGGGCCCGCCGCTCAGCCCACCCAGCGCAGCAGGGAACCCCGTTCGCCGAGCACGAAGCCCTTGCCGTCGTCGGTGAACACGATGCGGGTGAAGTTGGACGGCTGCTGCTCAGCCACCGGATCCCGGCGCCAGGTCTGGCCGCCATCGCCGCTGCTGAGCAGGGTGCCGCTACCGCCACCGGTCCAGATCGTGCCCCGGGGGTCCCAGGCCATGTCGAGATAGCCGTAGCCGTTGGTGATCGGGATGATCGCCTTGCTCCACTGGTCGGGATCGGCGCGATCGGGGTTGAAGCGCAGCTGGGCGCCGCGGGCCAGCATCCACAGGGCGCCGTCGGGCTGGAAGCCGATGGTCTGGAGCCGCTGGCTGCTCACCCGCTGGTGCAGTTGCCAGGTGGGCTGGCCCGGATCCCAGGTGGAAAAGAAATTGCCGAGGCCGCTCACACTCACGTAGCGCCCGTCCGGGCTGCGGCGCAGCTCGCGCACGGCGCCGGCGGCGTCCTCGAGCCGGGCCTGCCAGCTGTTGCCGCCGTCGCTGGTCTGATACACCGCGCCCACGTTCGTGGCCAGTTCGGCGCTGGAGCGGCCCAGGGCCGTGATCAGGTAGGGCTCGCCGGGCAGCTTGGTGTCGAGAAACAGGCGGCTCCAGTTCTGGCCGCCGTCGGTGCTGTGCAGCAGCAGGCCGGGCTGGCCGGCAATCCAGCCCTCCTGGCCGGAGAAGGCAATGCTGATCAGGCGGAAGTTCTCCTCCTCCGGCAGGTCGAGGGCCCGCTCCGCCCAGCTGGCGCCCCCGTCGTCGGTTTCCAGGATCAGGCGATTGCTGCCCACCAGAAAGCCATGGCGGTCGTCGGTGAAGGCCACCGCCAGCGGGTTCGCCTTGGTGGCCAGGGGCACGGGCTGCCAGGGGCTGTCGGCGCTGCTGGCCAGACCGGTGGTGACGCAGCCCCCCAGGCCGAAGCCCAGGGCCAGCACGAGCATCAGGCTGAGCAGGGGGGAGAGCAGGCGCCCGAGGGGACCGGCGCGGCGTGA encodes:
- a CDS encoding DUF374 domain-containing protein, with protein sequence MGRKRKLFNNPLLASLAGVVLNLYGELVLRTSRIRVQVHPEVDRLVREQRVAVIYALWHRHVFFVPLLRRYERRPVAALLSLHRDAQIVGVAARLRGITLVSGSSSRGGARAYRQLLTWLASPASACITPDGPKGPAGTIKPGVIRLAEQSACRVVPVAFMASRMRRLRSWDRTIVPLPFGCHRLILGAPLDLAGPAGCAAKAERLRQALDGLAAPRELA
- a CDS encoding photosystem II reaction center protein J; this translates as MSGKKSSLPDGRIPDRLPDGRPAVAWRSRWTEGVLPLWLVATAGGMAVIFVVGLFFYGAYTGVGSA
- a CDS encoding photosystem II reaction center protein L — its product is MQRNPNPNNLPVELNRTSLYLGLLLVFVTGVLFTSYFFN
- a CDS encoding cytochrome b559 subunit beta is translated as MTQSPVSTTPRNYPIFTVRWLSVHALGIPTVFFLGALAAMQFIRR
- the psbE gene encoding cytochrome b559 subunit alpha, translated to MAAGSTGERPFFEIITSIRYWVIHAVTLPAIFLAGFLFVSTGLAYDAFGTPRPDAYFQANEAKAPVVSQRYEGKSQLDLRLQ
- a CDS encoding photosynthesis system II assembly factor Ycf48, whose translation is MPAPSASRRAGPLGRLLSPLLSLMLVLALGFGLGGCVTTGLASSADSPWQPVPLATKANPLAVAFTDDRHGFLVGSNRLILETDDGGASWAERALDLPEEENFRLISIAFSGQEGWIAGQPGLLLHSTDGGQNWSRLFLDTKLPGEPYLITALGRSSAELATNVGAVYQTSDGGNSWQARLEDAAGAVRELRRSPDGRYVSVSGLGNFFSTWDPGQPTWQLHQRVSSQRLQTIGFQPDGALWMLARGAQLRFNPDRADPDQWSKAIIPITNGYGYLDMAWDPRGTIWTGGGSGTLLSSGDGGQTWRRDPVAEQQPSNFTRIVFTDDGKGFVLGERGSLLRWVG